A section of the Rhizobium sp. BG4 genome encodes:
- a CDS encoding bifunctional [glutamine synthetase] adenylyltransferase/[glutamine synthetase]-adenylyl-L-tyrosine phosphorylase: MLKKSTHLLKDAGEVALKPLNQAELKLALSDLAEIGREEPTVAAMVKSGGQLLDFIAAAFTLSPYLREVANIDNAVLAAAISAPLEPEIEGLIEEARACWKPVDGALPAESAVMARLRQIKRKVAFLIALADLARIFDGRQTTAWLSALAEASVAAAIDHLLMSAHEGGKLVLKDVAKPSEGSGLIVLGMGKLGASELNYSSDIDLVVFFDEQAGIVPDPDDAIEIYPRLMRRLVRILQERTADGYVFRTDLRLRPDPGSTPLAISVDAAMIYYEGRGQNWERAAFIKAKPVAGDLAAGEDFLRGLVPFVFRKYLDYAAIADIHSIKRQIHAHKGHGAIAVKGHNVKLGRGGIREIEFFAQTQQLIAGGRMPVLRSRGTEETLAELTKAKWIDAETRDELTDAYWFLRDVEHRIQMVRDEQTHLLPETEADLKRIAFMMGFSDTPSFSEKLVEVLRTVERRYARLFEQENKLSTDTGNLVFTGQNDDPDTLETLKRLGFERPSDISRIIRTWHYGRYRATQSVEARERLTELTPELLRVFGESKRADEALLRFDSFISGLPSGIQLFSLLGSNPALLSLIVNIMSSAPKLAEVIAAKPHVFDGMLDPGLMAELPTRDYLGERLKASLVQARYYEELLDRLRIFAAEQRFLIGIRLLTGAINGAMAARAFTHLADLIIEAALDGVLKEIEAAHGRFPGGRVAVAGMGKLGSFELTAGSDIDLILLYDYDDTAAESDGEKPLDALRYFTRITQRLIAAFSAPTAEGILYEVDMRLRPSGNKGPVATRINSFEKYQREEAWTWEHMALSRARLICGDASLTEAAERIISDVLSAKRDTAKVARDVAEMRDLIDKEKAPESGWDLKLIPGGVIDIEFIAQYLALVAPAKASVVKVNGLNTGEALKALGGKLMAPADLDTCLEAFHLYTELSQLIRLCIDGLFDSKEAPSGLVELVCRAGDCPDIKTLEGEVKRLSKAVRKIFQVTVKA; encoded by the coding sequence ATGCTGAAGAAGTCGACACATCTCTTGAAGGACGCTGGCGAGGTGGCGCTGAAGCCGCTGAACCAGGCCGAATTGAAGCTGGCGCTGAGCGATCTCGCGGAGATCGGCCGCGAAGAGCCCACTGTTGCCGCGATGGTGAAATCCGGTGGGCAACTGCTCGATTTCATCGCCGCCGCCTTCACCCTGTCTCCCTATCTGCGCGAGGTCGCCAATATCGACAATGCCGTGCTGGCAGCGGCGATCTCGGCGCCGCTGGAGCCTGAGATCGAAGGGCTGATCGAGGAGGCGCGCGCCTGCTGGAAACCTGTCGACGGCGCATTGCCGGCCGAATCCGCCGTCATGGCGAGGCTGCGGCAGATCAAGCGCAAGGTCGCCTTCCTGATCGCGCTTGCCGACCTCGCCCGGATCTTCGACGGCCGCCAGACAACGGCCTGGCTGAGCGCGCTCGCCGAGGCCTCGGTTGCCGCTGCAATCGACCATCTGCTGATGTCGGCGCATGAGGGCGGCAAGCTGGTCCTGAAGGATGTCGCCAAGCCGAGCGAGGGCTCCGGCCTGATCGTACTCGGCATGGGCAAGCTCGGCGCCTCCGAACTCAATTACTCCTCGGACATCGATCTGGTCGTCTTCTTCGACGAGCAGGCGGGCATCGTGCCCGATCCTGACGATGCGATCGAAATCTATCCGCGGCTGATGCGCCGGCTGGTGCGCATCCTGCAGGAGCGGACCGCGGACGGCTATGTGTTCCGCACCGATCTCCGGCTGCGTCCCGACCCCGGCTCGACGCCGCTGGCGATCTCTGTCGATGCGGCGATGATCTATTACGAGGGCAGGGGACAGAACTGGGAGCGGGCGGCCTTCATCAAGGCGAAACCGGTTGCCGGCGATCTCGCTGCCGGTGAGGATTTCCTGCGCGGCCTCGTGCCCTTCGTCTTCCGCAAGTATCTCGACTATGCGGCGATCGCCGATATCCATTCGATCAAGCGGCAGATCCACGCCCACAAGGGGCACGGGGCGATCGCGGTGAAGGGGCACAACGTCAAACTCGGCCGCGGCGGCATCCGCGAGATCGAGTTCTTCGCGCAGACGCAGCAGCTGATCGCCGGGGGGCGGATGCCCGTGCTGCGCAGCCGCGGCACCGAGGAGACGCTCGCCGAGCTCACCAAGGCGAAATGGATCGATGCGGAAACCCGCGACGAACTGACGGATGCTTACTGGTTCCTGCGCGATGTCGAGCACCGCATCCAGATGGTGCGTGACGAGCAGACGCATCTGTTGCCGGAAACGGAAGCCGATCTGAAACGCATCGCTTTCATGATGGGCTTCAGCGATACGCCGAGCTTCTCCGAGAAGCTGGTGGAGGTGCTCAGGACGGTGGAGCGGCGCTATGCGCGGCTCTTCGAACAGGAAAACAAGCTTTCGACCGATACCGGCAATCTTGTCTTCACCGGCCAGAACGACGACCCTGACACGCTGGAGACGCTGAAACGTCTCGGCTTCGAGCGCCCGTCCGACATTTCCCGCATCATCCGCACCTGGCACTATGGCCGATACCGGGCCACGCAATCGGTCGAGGCGCGCGAGCGGCTGACGGAGCTGACGCCGGAGCTCTTGCGTGTCTTCGGCGAGAGCAAGCGGGCCGATGAGGCGCTGCTGCGCTTCGACAGCTTCATTTCCGGGCTGCCATCCGGGATCCAGCTGTTCTCGCTGCTCGGCAGCAATCCCGCATTGTTGTCGTTGATCGTCAATATCATGTCCTCGGCGCCCAAGCTGGCGGAGGTCATTGCCGCCAAGCCGCATGTCTTCGACGGCATGCTCGATCCCGGCCTGATGGCGGAATTGCCGACGCGCGATTATCTCGGCGAGCGTCTCAAGGCATCGCTGGTGCAGGCCCGCTACTACGAGGAACTGCTCGACCGGCTGCGCATCTTCGCCGCCGAGCAGCGTTTCCTGATCGGCATCCGGCTGCTGACCGGGGCGATCAACGGCGCCATGGCGGCGCGGGCCTTTACCCATCTTGCCGATCTGATCATCGAGGCGGCGCTGGACGGCGTGCTGAAGGAGATCGAGGCGGCGCATGGCCGTTTCCCGGGCGGCAGGGTTGCCGTTGCTGGCATGGGTAAGCTCGGCAGTTTCGAGCTGACGGCCGGCTCCGATATCGATCTCATCCTGCTCTACGATTACGACGATACGGCTGCCGAATCCGACGGCGAGAAGCCGCTCGATGCGCTGCGCTATTTCACCCGCATCACCCAGCGCCTCATCGCCGCCTTTTCGGCGCCGACGGCGGAAGGCATTCTCTACGAAGTCGACATGCGGCTTCGCCCCTCCGGCAACAAGGGGCCGGTGGCGACGCGCATCAATTCCTTCGAGAAGTATCAGCGTGAGGAAGCCTGGACCTGGGAGCATATGGCGCTCAGCCGCGCCCGGTTGATCTGCGGCGATGCGAGCCTAACGGAAGCTGCAGAGCGGATCATTTCCGATGTCCTGTCTGCCAAGCGCGATACGGCCAAGGTCGCCCGCGATGTCGCCGAGATGCGCGATCTCATCGACAAGGAAAAGGCGCCGGAGAGCGGCTGGGATCTGAAGCTGATCCCCGGCGGCGTCATCGATATCGAGTTCATCGCGCAGTATCTGGCGCTGGTGGCGCCGGCCAAGGCCTCGGTGGTGAAGGTCAACGGGCTGAATACCGGCGAGGCGCTGAAGGCGCTCGGCGGCAAGCTGATGGCGCCTGCCGATCTCGACACCTGCCTCGAGGCGTTCCATCTCTATACGGAGCTGTCGCAGCTGATCCGGCTCTGCATCGATGGTCTGTTCGATTCGAAGGAGGCGCCGTCTGGCCTCGTCGAGCTCGTCTGCCGCGCCGGCGATTGCCCTGATATCAAGACGCTGGAAGGCGAAGTGAAACGGCTGTCGAAGGCTGTGCGGAAGATCTTTCAGGTAACCGTTAAAGCTTAG
- a CDS encoding ATP-binding protein, with protein MNRFWFLFRSTAVRLSALYILLFAICAATLVIYVTAMSQRLLTGQIREAVQQEVDQVKRAYDTGGINALLRSMERRSRQPGANLYIIAGPSGDILAGNVASVQPGVFEETGWTSVPFFYQRYAESGLDRRHMAIANIFVLDNGLRILVGRDLGEPERFRVLVRQALMVALAIMGLGALIIWFGIGRNALKRIDRMSAASKKIMAGDLSQRLPVGGSGDEFDRLSVSLNTMLERIEKLNEGLRQVSDNIAHDLKTPLTRLRNKAADAVDTDDGEQRRVALEGIISESDQLIRTFNALLMISRVEAGSVAAEMSTVEISAIVADSAELYEPVADDAGLTLTSDIEPGISVQGNRELIGQALFNLIDNAIKYSVDCDGHGQIAIKLARRQDAICLSVADSGAGVPADKREAVIKRFVRLDESRSKPGTGLGLSLVEAVMELHGGTLELSDTYPDKEEGRGLTVTMHFPVKPA; from the coding sequence ATGAACCGTTTCTGGTTTCTCTTCCGATCTACCGCAGTCCGCCTTTCGGCCCTTTACATCCTGCTCTTCGCCATCTGCGCCGCGACGCTCGTCATTTACGTGACGGCGATGTCGCAGCGCCTGCTGACGGGGCAGATCCGCGAGGCGGTGCAGCAGGAGGTCGATCAGGTCAAGCGCGCCTACGATACCGGCGGCATCAACGCGCTCTTGCGCTCGATGGAGCGCCGCTCCCGCCAGCCGGGCGCCAATCTCTACATCATCGCCGGCCCTTCGGGCGACATCCTGGCGGGTAACGTAGCCTCGGTGCAGCCCGGTGTCTTCGAGGAGACGGGCTGGACCTCGGTTCCCTTTTTCTACCAGCGCTATGCCGAAAGCGGTCTCGACCGCAGGCATATGGCAATCGCCAATATCTTCGTGCTCGACAACGGCTTGCGCATCCTCGTCGGCCGCGACCTTGGGGAGCCGGAACGCTTCCGCGTGCTGGTGCGCCAGGCGCTGATGGTGGCGCTGGCGATCATGGGTCTCGGCGCGCTGATCATCTGGTTCGGCATCGGCCGCAACGCGCTGAAACGCATCGACCGCATGTCGGCGGCGAGCAAGAAGATCATGGCCGGCGACCTCTCGCAGCGCCTGCCGGTCGGTGGCTCCGGCGATGAATTCGACCGCCTCTCGGTGTCGCTGAACACCATGCTGGAGCGTATCGAGAAGCTCAACGAAGGCCTGCGGCAGGTTTCCGACAATATCGCCCACGACCTGAAGACCCCGCTGACGCGGCTGCGCAACAAGGCGGCCGACGCGGTGGATACCGATGACGGCGAGCAGCGCCGCGTGGCGCTCGAAGGGATCATTTCGGAATCCGACCAACTTATCCGGACGTTCAACGCGCTGCTGATGATCTCGCGTGTCGAGGCGGGATCGGTGGCTGCCGAGATGTCGACGGTGGAGATTTCGGCGATCGTTGCCGACAGCGCCGAGCTTTACGAGCCGGTGGCCGACGATGCCGGGCTGACGCTGACCTCGGATATCGAGCCCGGGATTTCCGTGCAGGGCAACCGCGAGCTCATCGGCCAGGCGCTGTTCAACCTGATCGACAATGCGATCAAATATTCCGTCGATTGCGACGGCCACGGCCAGATCGCCATCAAGCTGGCGCGTCGGCAGGACGCCATTTGCCTCTCGGTGGCCGATAGCGGCGCCGGTGTGCCCGCCGACAAGCGCGAGGCGGTGATCAAGCGTTTCGTGCGGCTGGACGAGAGCCGGTCGAAGCCGGGGACCGGGCTTGGCCTGTCGCTGGTGGAGGCCGTCATGGAACTGCATGGCGGGACACTCGAGCTTTCCGACACCTATCCCGACAAGGAAGAAGGGCGTGGCCTGACGGTGACCATGCATTTTCCGGTCAAGCCCGCCTGA
- a CDS encoding response regulator transcription factor: MTQAQQEDVLSLAETKPAGNVSRMKILIIEDDLEAAVYLTKAFREAGIVVDHASDGESGLFMGSENTYDVIVIDRMLPRRDGLSVISELRRKGVHTPVLILSALGQVDDRVTGLRAGGDDYLPKPYAFSELLARVEVLGRRKGTPEQDVVYRVGDLELDRLSHEVRRGGKEIPLQPREFRLLEYLMKNAGQVVTRTMLLENVWDYHFDPQTNVIDVHVSRLRSKIEKDFSQPLLKTIRGAGYMIKDEG; this comes from the coding sequence ATGACCCAAGCGCAACAGGAAGACGTATTGAGCCTTGCCGAAACAAAACCGGCAGGTAATGTCAGCCGCATGAAGATTCTCATCATCGAGGATGACCTCGAAGCTGCGGTATACCTGACGAAAGCCTTTCGCGAGGCCGGGATCGTCGTCGATCACGCAAGTGACGGCGAGAGCGGTCTCTTCATGGGTTCGGAAAATACCTACGACGTCATTGTCATCGACCGCATGCTGCCGCGCCGCGACGGCCTTTCCGTCATCAGCGAGCTGCGCCGCAAGGGCGTTCACACACCGGTTCTCATTCTTTCGGCTCTCGGACAGGTCGATGACCGCGTGACTGGCTTGCGTGCCGGCGGCGACGACTATCTGCCGAAGCCCTATGCCTTCAGCGAGCTGCTCGCCCGTGTCGAAGTTCTCGGCCGCCGCAAGGGCACGCCGGAGCAGGACGTCGTATACCGCGTCGGCGATCTCGAGCTCGACCGGCTTTCTCATGAAGTGCGCCGCGGCGGCAAGGAAATCCCGCTGCAGCCGCGCGAATTCCGCCTTCTCGAATATCTGATGAAGAATGCCGGTCAGGTCGTGACCCGCACCATGCTTCTCGAAAATGTCTGGGATTACCATTTCGATCCGCAGACCAACGTCATCGACGTGCATGTCTCGCGCCTGCGCTCGAAGATCGAGAAGGACTTCAGCCAGCCGCTGCTGAAGACGATCCGCGGGGCGGGTTACATGATCAAGGATGAGGGATGA
- a CDS encoding Do family serine endopeptidase produces the protein MFKTPSLATALKASTVAGLAAAVLATGVPLEITRSYAEAVNVQAPQVPSFANVVDAVSPAVVSVRVESRIKPASDDGNGFSFDFNGRGFDDLPDDHPLKRFFKQFGEQGPNGGDGQDGQQRPPRHFGDRGPGGPGGPGGPGRLRPVAQGSGFFISEDGYIVTNNHVVSDGSAFVAVMNDGTELDAKLIGKDPRTDLAVLKVDGKGKKFTYVNWADDNNVRVGDWVVAVGNPFGLGGTVTAGIVSARGRDIGSGPYDDYLQVDAAVNRGNSGGPTFNLNGQVVGINTAIFSPSGGSVGIAFAIPASTAKDVVADLMKDGTVSRGYLGVQIQPVTKDIADSLGLSEANGALVVSAQDGTPGQKAGMKAGDVVTAVNGETVKDARDLSRRIGAMQPGKKVEVSIWRDGKAQSLTVELGTLPADQKDASNDDSDQQQEPQAPASEKALADLGLTVGPADDGKGLAITGIDPNSDAADKGIKEGETITSVNNQQVSSADDVVKVLNQAKKDGRTRALFQIQSKDGSRFVALPINSQG, from the coding sequence ATGTTCAAGACTCCCTCCCTTGCCACTGCGCTCAAGGCTTCGACCGTCGCAGGTCTCGCAGCCGCCGTGCTTGCCACTGGCGTGCCGCTTGAGATCACCCGTTCCTATGCCGAAGCCGTCAATGTTCAGGCGCCGCAGGTTCCGAGCTTTGCCAATGTCGTCGACGCCGTTTCGCCGGCCGTCGTTTCTGTCCGTGTCGAATCCCGCATCAAGCCGGCCTCCGACGACGGCAACGGTTTCTCCTTCGATTTCAACGGCCGTGGTTTTGACGACCTGCCGGACGATCACCCGCTGAAGCGCTTCTTCAAGCAGTTCGGCGAGCAGGGTCCGAACGGCGGTGACGGCCAGGATGGCCAGCAGCGTCCGCCGCGCCACTTCGGCGATCGCGGTCCGGGTGGCCCCGGTGGTCCTGGCGGCCCCGGCCGTCTGCGTCCTGTTGCCCAGGGCTCCGGCTTCTTCATCTCCGAAGACGGCTATATCGTCACCAACAACCACGTCGTTTCCGACGGTTCGGCTTTCGTTGCTGTCATGAACGACGGTACCGAGCTTGACGCCAAGCTGATCGGCAAGGACCCGCGCACCGACCTCGCCGTGCTGAAGGTCGACGGCAAGGGCAAGAAGTTCACCTACGTCAACTGGGCCGACGACAACAATGTCCGCGTCGGCGACTGGGTTGTCGCAGTCGGCAATCCGTTCGGCCTCGGCGGCACGGTGACCGCGGGTATCGTCTCCGCCCGCGGCCGCGACATCGGCTCCGGTCCGTATGACGACTACCTGCAGGTGGATGCCGCCGTGAACCGCGGCAACTCCGGTGGCCCGACCTTCAACCTCAACGGCCAGGTCGTCGGCATCAACACCGCGATCTTCTCGCCGTCGGGCGGCAGCGTCGGCATCGCCTTCGCCATTCCGGCCTCGACTGCCAAGGACGTCGTCGCCGACCTGATGAAGGACGGTACGGTTTCGCGCGGTTACCTCGGCGTGCAGATCCAGCCGGTGACCAAGGACATCGCCGACTCTCTCGGCCTTTCCGAAGCCAACGGCGCGCTCGTCGTGTCTGCCCAGGACGGCACGCCCGGCCAGAAGGCCGGAATGAAGGCCGGTGACGTCGTCACCGCCGTCAACGGCGAGACCGTCAAGGATGCCCGCGACCTCAGCCGCCGCATCGGCGCGATGCAGCCGGGCAAGAAGGTCGAAGTGTCGATCTGGCGCGACGGCAAGGCGCAGTCTCTGACCGTCGAGCTCGGCACGCTGCCGGCAGACCAGAAGGACGCTTCCAACGACGACAGCGATCAGCAGCAGGAGCCGCAGGCACCGGCTTCCGAGAAGGCGCTTGCCGATCTCGGCCTGACGGTCGGCCCGGCCGATGACGGCAAGGGCCTGGCGATCACCGGTATCGACCCGAATTCCGACGCTGCCGACAAGGGCATCAAGGAAGGCGAGACGATCACCTCGGTCAACAACCAGCAGGTTTCGAGCGCTGACGATGTCGTCAAGGTTCTGAACCAGGCGAAGAAGGACGGCCGCACCCGGGCGCTCTTCCAGATCCAGTCGAAGGACGGCAGCCGCTTCGTCGCCCTTCCGATCAACAGCCAAGGTTGA
- a CDS encoding cytochrome c-type biogenesis protein: protein MWRSLRLFLVLAAFLSPLPAFAVNPDEVLPDPAMESRARTLSAELRCMVCQNQSIDDSNADLAKDLRLLVRERIKDGDSDEQVLNYIVSRYGEFVLLKPRFSIRTVMLWGAPIVLILAGGISLIVFARRRTGKPTGSRLTADEQAKLDELMRTDRQA, encoded by the coding sequence TTGTGGCGCTCGCTGCGGCTCTTCCTCGTACTTGCCGCGTTCCTCTCGCCACTCCCCGCCTTCGCCGTAAACCCCGACGAAGTGCTCCCCGATCCGGCGATGGAGAGCCGGGCGCGGACGTTGTCGGCGGAGTTGCGGTGCATGGTGTGCCAGAACCAGTCGATCGACGATTCCAATGCCGATCTGGCCAAGGATCTGCGCCTTCTTGTCCGCGAGCGCATCAAGGATGGCGACAGTGACGAGCAGGTGTTGAACTATATCGTTTCCCGCTACGGCGAATTCGTGCTGTTGAAGCCGCGCTTCAGTATCCGCACGGTGATGCTCTGGGGCGCGCCCATCGTGCTGATCCTGGCAGGTGGCATTTCGCTCATCGTCTTCGCACGCCGCCGGACCGGCAAACCGACCGGCAGCCGTCTTACGGCAGACGAACAGGCCAAGCTCGACGAGTTGATGCGGACTGACCGCCAGGCCTGA
- a CDS encoding heme lyase CcmF/NrfE family subunit has translation MIIEIGHYALVLALATAIILSVVPVIGARRRDQAMMDVAPLGSIVLFGLVAFSFGVLTYAHVVSDFSVENVWENSHSLVPLIYKYSGVWGNHEGSMMLWLLILALFSAMVALFGRNLPDTLRANVLAVQAWVSVAFILFILLTSNPFVRLDPAPAEGRDLNPVLQDIGLAIHPPLLYLGYVGFSVCFSFAVAALMEGRIDAAWARWVRPWTLAAWTFLTLGIAMGSYWAYYELGWGGWWFWDPVENASFMPWLAGTALLHSALVMEKREALKIWTVLLAILTFSLSLMGTFLVRSGVLTSVHAFASDPSRGVFILCILMIFIGGALSLFAFRAPLLSAGGLFAPISREGALVLNNLILTVACGTVLTGTLYPLLLETLTGDKISVGPPFFNMTFGLLMIPLLLVVPFGPLLAWKRGDLLGVLQRLYVVAGLAFVAALIFFYIEHGGPVLSVLGLAAGLFLVFGAAADLWYRAGIGKVAANVAWRRLTGLPRSAFGTALAHAGLGITVLGIVAVSTFATEHVLEMKPGQTTDAGGYSLHFDGMQPATGPNYKEDRGHFSIRRGGVEVADVWSAKRVYVAQQMPTTEAGILTFGLSQLYVSLGDPTNDGGIVVRIWWKPFILCIWGGALIMSIGGFVSLSDRRLRIGAPRRKAKAAKPSAPAMEPAE, from the coding sequence ATGATCATCGAGATCGGCCACTACGCACTCGTGCTGGCGCTGGCGACGGCGATCATTCTCTCGGTCGTCCCCGTCATCGGCGCCCGCCGACGCGACCAGGCGATGATGGACGTCGCGCCGCTAGGCTCGATCGTTCTCTTCGGCCTCGTCGCCTTCTCCTTCGGCGTCCTGACCTATGCGCATGTCGTCTCCGACTTCTCGGTCGAGAATGTCTGGGAGAACTCGCATTCGCTGGTGCCGCTGATCTACAAATATTCCGGCGTCTGGGGCAATCACGAGGGATCGATGATGCTCTGGCTGCTGATCCTCGCGCTCTTCAGCGCCATGGTGGCGCTGTTCGGACGCAATCTGCCGGATACGCTGCGGGCCAATGTCTTGGCAGTGCAGGCCTGGGTCTCGGTTGCCTTCATCCTCTTCATCCTGCTGACCTCCAACCCCTTCGTCCGTCTCGATCCGGCACCGGCAGAGGGGCGTGACCTGAACCCGGTGCTGCAGGATATCGGCCTCGCCATCCATCCGCCGCTTCTCTATCTCGGCTATGTCGGCTTCTCCGTCTGCTTCTCCTTCGCCGTCGCGGCGCTGATGGAAGGCCGGATCGATGCTGCCTGGGCGCGCTGGGTGCGCCCGTGGACGCTGGCTGCCTGGACCTTTCTGACGCTCGGCATCGCCATGGGTTCCTACTGGGCTTATTACGAGCTCGGCTGGGGCGGCTGGTGGTTCTGGGATCCGGTCGAGAATGCTTCGTTCATGCCATGGCTGGCGGGAACCGCGCTGCTGCATTCGGCGCTCGTCATGGAAAAGCGCGAGGCGCTGAAAATCTGGACGGTGCTGCTGGCGATCCTGACCTTCTCGCTGTCGCTGATGGGCACCTTCCTGGTGCGCTCCGGCGTGCTGACCTCGGTCCATGCCTTTGCCAGCGACCCGAGCCGCGGCGTCTTCATCCTCTGCATCCTGATGATCTTCATCGGTGGCGCGCTGTCGCTCTTCGCCTTCCGTGCGCCGCTGCTTTCGGCAGGTGGTCTCTTCGCGCCGATTTCGCGCGAGGGCGCGCTGGTGCTGAACAACCTGATCCTGACGGTTGCCTGCGGTACGGTGCTGACGGGAACGCTCTATCCGTTGCTTCTGGAAACGCTGACCGGCGACAAGATCTCCGTCGGCCCGCCCTTCTTCAACATGACCTTCGGGCTGCTGATGATCCCGCTGCTGCTGGTGGTGCCCTTCGGGCCGCTGCTGGCCTGGAAGCGCGGCGATTTGCTCGGCGTGCTGCAGCGGCTCTACGTCGTCGCGGGCCTCGCTTTCGTGGCGGCGCTGATCTTCTTCTATATCGAGCATGGCGGGCCGGTTCTTTCGGTTCTCGGCCTTGCTGCCGGTCTCTTCCTCGTCTTCGGCGCTGCCGCTGATCTCTGGTATCGCGCCGGTATCGGCAAGGTGGCGGCGAACGTCGCCTGGCGGAGATTGACCGGCCTGCCGCGCTCCGCCTTCGGTACCGCGCTTGCGCATGCCGGTCTCGGCATCACCGTTCTTGGCATCGTCGCGGTCTCGACCTTTGCGACGGAACATGTGTTGGAGATGAAGCCGGGCCAGACCACGGATGCCGGCGGCTATTCGCTGCATTTCGACGGCATGCAGCCGGCGACCGGTCCGAATTACAAGGAAGACCGCGGTCACTTCAGCATCCGCCGCGGCGGTGTCGAAGTCGCCGATGTCTGGTCTGCAAAGCGCGTCTATGTCGCCCAGCAGATGCCGACGACGGAGGCGGGTATCCTGACCTTTGGGTTGAGCCAGCTCTATGTCTCGCTCGGTGACCCCACCAATGACGGTGGCATCGTTGTGCGCATCTGGTGGAAGCCGTTCATTCTCTGCATCTGGGGCGGGGCGTTGATCATGTCGATCGGGGGCTTTGTGTCGCTAAGCGACCGGCGTCTGCGCATTGGTGCGCCGCGGCGCAAGGCGAAGGCGGCGAAGCCATCGGCTCCGGCGATGGAGCCGGCGGAATGA
- the ccmE gene encoding cytochrome c maturation protein CcmE, whose amino-acid sequence MTRKQKRLAVIGGGMGFIIAAVLLVMFAFSQSVAYFYMPADLAKTPVAPETRIRLGGLVGEGSVVRGVGSTVEFAVTDGGGQPVKVKYTGILPDLFREGQGVVTEGKFEASSHEFIADTVLAKHDEKYMPKEVADRLKSQGLWKEGEGAQ is encoded by the coding sequence ATGACGCGCAAGCAGAAGCGCCTGGCGGTAATCGGCGGCGGCATGGGCTTTATCATTGCCGCGGTGCTGCTCGTGATGTTCGCCTTCAGCCAGTCCGTCGCTTATTTCTACATGCCGGCCGATCTTGCCAAGACGCCGGTGGCGCCGGAGACGCGCATCCGTCTCGGCGGTCTCGTCGGCGAGGGTAGCGTCGTGCGCGGTGTCGGCTCGACCGTCGAATTCGCCGTGACCGACGGCGGCGGTCAGCCGGTCAAGGTCAAATATACCGGTATTCTTCCCGATCTCTTCCGTGAAGGGCAGGGCGTGGTGACCGAAGGCAAGTTCGAGGCATCGAGCCACGAATTCATTGCCGATACCGTGCTTGCCAAGCATGATGAGAAATACATGCCGAAGGAAGTGGCCGACCGGCTGAAATCCCAGGGGCTGTGGAAGGAAGGCGAGGGCGCGCAATGA
- the ccmI gene encoding c-type cytochrome biogenesis protein CcmI yields the protein MLFWILVAAMTAAVAALLLYPLLRGGKTLDDTRAGEAAVYRDQLRELDRDLSGGLITSDEADYARAEIGRRLIAVSVTGPAAEPKAARHHRFSEAFILLLLPAIGLCLYVAMGRPGLPSQPLQARLENPGNDMAILVSKAERHLALNPDDGKGWDVLAPIYFNAMRIADAEKAYRNAIRLLGPSAMRLDGLAESLMAGSNGMVTPEVRQTLEQSLSIEPDNPRAKFYVALSMEQAGQAEQAKAAFEAIAKESPADAPWLPLVNDHIAKNGGAPVAAGANAPGGPTQEDVAAAQTMSPADQQQMIRGMVDSLDAKLKADPNNFEGWVRLVRSYAVLNDKDRAADALKRGLAVFPADGDQGKQLLALGRELGIANEGVTE from the coding sequence ATGCTTTTCTGGATTCTTGTTGCTGCAATGACGGCGGCTGTGGCCGCGCTGCTGCTTTACCCGCTCCTGCGCGGCGGAAAGACGCTTGACGACACGCGCGCAGGCGAGGCTGCGGTCTATCGCGACCAGCTGCGCGAGCTCGACCGCGACCTCTCGGGCGGCCTGATCACCTCCGACGAAGCCGACTATGCGCGCGCCGAGATCGGCCGCCGCTTGATCGCCGTTTCGGTGACGGGTCCTGCCGCCGAGCCGAAGGCGGCGCGCCATCACCGCTTCAGCGAGGCTTTCATCCTGCTACTGCTGCCAGCCATCGGGCTCTGTCTTTACGTTGCGATGGGACGGCCCGGCCTGCCATCGCAACCGCTCCAGGCACGGCTCGAAAATCCCGGCAACGACATGGCGATCCTCGTCTCCAAGGCGGAGCGCCATCTGGCGCTCAACCCGGATGACGGCAAGGGCTGGGACGTGCTGGCGCCGATCTATTTCAATGCGATGCGCATCGCCGATGCCGAGAAGGCCTATCGCAATGCTATCCGCCTGCTTGGACCGAGCGCGATGCGCCTCGACGGCCTGGCGGAGTCGCTGATGGCCGGTTCCAACGGCATGGTGACGCCGGAGGTGCGCCAGACGCTGGAACAGTCGCTGTCGATCGAGCCCGACAATCCGCGCGCCAAATTCTACGTGGCGCTGAGCATGGAGCAGGCCGGACAGGCTGAGCAGGCCAAGGCTGCCTTCGAGGCGATCGCCAAGGAATCGCCTGCCGATGCGCCGTGGCTGCCGCTGGTCAACGATCATATCGCCAAGAATGGCGGCGCGCCGGTTGCCGCCGGTGCAAATGCGCCCGGCGGACCGACGCAGGAGGATGTGGCCGCGGCCCAGACCATGAGCCCGGCGGACCAGCAGCAGATGATCCGCGGCATGGTCGATAGCCTGGACGCCAAGCTGAAGGCCGATCCCAACAATTTCGAGGGCTGGGTGCGGCTCGTCCGCTCTTATGCCGTATTGAACGACAAGGATCGCGCGGCCGACGCGCTGAAACGCGGGCTCGCCGTGTTCCCGGCTGACGGCGATCAAGGCAAGCAGCTGCTCGCACTGGGGCGCGAGCTGGGTATTGCGAACGAGGGGGTAACGGAATGA